The proteins below come from a single Garra rufa chromosome 25, GarRuf1.0, whole genome shotgun sequence genomic window:
- the LOC141301047 gene encoding potassium voltage-gated channel subfamily KQT member 1-like — MRGVLRGVCYPACVPPGLLGAFVRLSPPLIKTSSVFADRDEAPEAAAEGSFTATLSHAHRSAIKVIRRMQYFVARRKFQQARKPYDVRDVIEQYSQGHLNMMVRIKELQRRLDHTLGKPGMFLPEKGVDKEYYTVGARLIRLEDKINNAMGKQTSE; from the exons ATGCGCGGCGTGTTGCGCGGCGTGTGTTATCCTGCATGTGTCC CGCCAGGACTGCTGGGAGCTTTTGTCCGGCTGTCCCCACCTCTAATTAAGACATCGTCTGTGTTTGCGGACAGGGATGAAGCGCCGGAGGCCGCGGCAGAGGGAA GTTTTACTGCCAC ACTTTCCCACGCACACAGATCTGCCATCAAGGTCATCAGGCGGATGCAGTACTTTGTGGCTCGACGGAAATTTCAG CAAGCGAGGAAACCGTACGACGTGCGGGACGTAATCGAGCAGTATTCGCAGGGCCACCTGAACATGATGGTCCGCATCAAAGAGCTCCAGAGAAG GTTGGATCACACGTTGGGAAAACCGGGAATGTTCCTGCCAG AGAAAGGTGTGGATAAGGAATATTATACGGTGGGAGCCCGGCTCATCCGACTGGAAGATAAG